From Fibrobacter sp. UWB16, the proteins below share one genomic window:
- a CDS encoding pyridoxine 5'-phosphate synthase gives MSIKLGVNVDHIATIREARKGKEPDPVAAAMIAELAGCNGITAHLREDKRHIQDRDIRLLRGTVTTKLNLEMAPTQAMVQFAINRQPDMVTLVPEVHTELSTEDGLNVSAKIDELAKYIMTLRNNDIQVSVFIDAETEQVKAAKKVGANYVEFNTGKYATAFELGSREEVDREISALQDMTVLAHKYGLNVLAGRGLNYRNVEAVAQIDGIDEIIIGHSIISRATLVGMERAVKEMIEAIRG, from the coding sequence ATGTCTATCAAACTCGGTGTAAACGTAGATCACATTGCAACAATCCGTGAAGCCCGTAAAGGCAAGGAACCTGATCCGGTCGCAGCAGCCATGATTGCCGAACTCGCCGGTTGCAATGGAATTACCGCCCACCTCCGTGAAGACAAGCGCCACATCCAGGACCGTGACATCAGGCTCCTCCGCGGAACAGTCACAACAAAGTTAAACCTTGAAATGGCTCCGACACAGGCAATGGTGCAGTTCGCCATCAACCGCCAGCCGGATATGGTAACGCTCGTTCCAGAAGTCCACACGGAACTTTCTACTGAAGACGGCTTGAACGTTTCTGCAAAGATTGACGAACTTGCAAAGTACATCATGACGCTCAGAAACAACGACATCCAGGTGAGCGTGTTCATCGACGCCGAAACAGAACAGGTCAAAGCAGCCAAGAAGGTCGGCGCAAACTATGTGGAATTCAACACCGGCAAATACGCAACCGCATTTGAACTCGGCAGCCGCGAAGAAGTCGATCGTGAAATTTCTGCACTGCAGGACATGACGGTGCTCGCCCACAAGTATGGCTTGAACGTGCTTGCAGGACGCGGCCTCAACTACAGAAACGTAGAAGCCGTTGCACAGATTGACGGCATTGACGAAATCATCATCGGTCACAGCATCATAAGCCGCGCCACACTCGTCGGCATGGAACGCGCTGTAAAAGAAATGATTGAAGCAATCAGGGGTTAA
- the truA gene encoding tRNA pseudouridine(38-40) synthase TruA: MRYRFRCEYLGSAFYGWQEQNCGGKLRFVTVQSTLEEALSTALRAPIRVVGSGRTDTGVHARGQCVHFDFDGELDPQKVVRSVNGLTKRLIRIRDLEPCAPDFNARYDAVLRYYQYTIFTRPVALMRDFGWECGSLNLDIEAMGREAQSFLGEHDFIDFCIPRNDGKSTLCTLSEFRLERLNDWSCMFHIKGNRFLHRQVRAMVGTLFDIGRGRYPEGTVNQIFEKKFKGERTWAPPQGLVLENVEYRDY, translated from the coding sequence ATGCGTTACCGCTTTCGTTGTGAATATCTAGGCAGCGCCTTTTACGGCTGGCAAGAACAAAATTGTGGTGGCAAGCTCCGCTTTGTAACCGTGCAGTCAACGCTCGAAGAGGCGTTGTCTACGGCGTTACGTGCGCCCATCCGCGTGGTGGGGTCGGGCCGAACGGATACGGGAGTCCATGCCCGCGGCCAGTGTGTCCACTTTGATTTTGATGGCGAATTGGATCCGCAGAAGGTTGTACGTTCTGTGAATGGTCTTACTAAGCGCTTGATTCGCATCCGCGATTTGGAGCCTTGTGCTCCTGATTTCAATGCGCGTTACGATGCCGTTTTACGTTATTACCAGTACACGATATTTACGCGCCCGGTGGCGTTGATGCGTGACTTTGGCTGGGAGTGCGGTTCGCTGAATTTGGATATCGAGGCGATGGGCCGCGAGGCTCAGTCTTTCCTTGGCGAACACGATTTTATTGATTTTTGCATCCCGCGTAATGATGGAAAATCGACACTTTGCACGTTGAGCGAGTTCCGCTTGGAACGCTTGAACGACTGGAGCTGCATGTTCCATATCAAAGGGAACCGCTTCTTGCACCGTCAGGTGCGTGCGATGGTCGGGACGCTTTTTGATATTGGTCGAGGCCGCTATCCCGAAGGTACGGTCAACCAGATTTTCGAGAAAAAGTTCAAAGGCGAACGCACGTGGGCGCCCCCGCAGGGGCTTGTCCTCGAAAACGTGGAATATAGGGATTATTAA
- a CDS encoding ATP-dependent endonuclease: MQPQALRLSRITISNLRSIQRETFPLSDFTALIGYNNAGKTNILMGIRWLLANFSLDISYFDDPNHPVEAEGLFEGITEQVLNRLGEEKAAEVEPFLSGTTLRVKKVQRIPGELPGNIEFWAFCPPNGKRKGKDWVRVNDKFTAAFNRMFPESIAIWDFEGNQAYTKLMHEIFKPLERRFGGELSQVIEQFTELLSPGSDCQAEEIKAFDKEVNSALRPLFPSVRVELDIPVPTLETFLKSATIKVVDEDDGFERDISRMGAGSQRAIQMALIRYLAEIKKHHNNHYLSRKLLLIDSPELFLHPQAVELVRVALKNLSNEGYQVVFATHSAQMVTSEDVSTSLLIRKNRERGTFMRKRMEDAVRQVVKDAPSQLQMLFSLSNSNELLFADYVLLTEGKTEWRVLPALFERITGQSFALIKCALVRQGGVSNTRKSMQVLSAMDIPVRAIVDLDYAFTTATRDGFLSANDPDITECRNLFRELACHNHLRLVNGLPVNKHSNISASTAYAMMASMPEAERPIRNIHNKLCEQGIWVWTRGAIEEHLGLNGKNEMVWRNFIERSKSKNFVQTLPDYDGIEALCQWIINGSRGQF, encoded by the coding sequence ATGCAACCGCAAGCACTTAGATTGTCCCGCATTACAATTTCGAATCTCCGCTCTATCCAGCGCGAGACTTTTCCGCTTAGTGATTTTACCGCCCTGATTGGCTACAACAACGCCGGAAAAACGAATATCTTGATGGGAATCCGCTGGTTGCTTGCCAATTTCTCGCTGGACATCTCGTATTTTGATGACCCGAACCACCCCGTAGAAGCGGAAGGACTTTTTGAGGGCATAACCGAGCAGGTTTTGAACCGTCTTGGAGAAGAAAAAGCAGCCGAAGTAGAGCCGTTCCTCTCGGGAACAACGCTCCGCGTCAAGAAAGTGCAGCGAATCCCGGGTGAACTCCCCGGCAATATTGAATTTTGGGCATTCTGCCCGCCAAACGGCAAGCGCAAAGGCAAAGACTGGGTACGCGTCAATGACAAGTTTACCGCAGCCTTTAATCGCATGTTCCCGGAATCCATCGCTATTTGGGATTTTGAGGGGAACCAAGCCTACACCAAGCTCATGCACGAGATTTTCAAGCCACTGGAACGCAGGTTTGGTGGCGAATTGAGCCAGGTCATCGAGCAGTTTACGGAACTGCTCTCCCCCGGAAGCGACTGCCAGGCCGAAGAAATCAAGGCTTTCGATAAAGAAGTCAACTCGGCACTCCGTCCGCTATTTCCGAGCGTTCGCGTGGAGCTCGACATTCCCGTGCCGACTCTCGAAACATTCCTCAAGAGCGCAACGATTAAAGTCGTCGACGAAGATGACGGTTTTGAACGCGATATTTCGCGCATGGGTGCAGGTTCGCAGCGCGCCATCCAGATGGCACTTATCCGCTACCTCGCCGAAATCAAGAAGCACCACAATAACCATTACCTGAGCCGCAAGCTTTTATTGATTGATTCGCCGGAACTCTTTTTGCACCCGCAAGCAGTGGAACTCGTGCGCGTGGCGCTGAAGAACCTTTCGAACGAAGGCTATCAAGTCGTTTTTGCAACGCATTCCGCGCAGATGGTCACGAGCGAAGACGTGAGCACGTCTCTCTTGATTCGCAAGAACAGGGAACGCGGCACATTCATGCGCAAGCGAATGGAAGATGCCGTTCGCCAGGTCGTGAAAGATGCTCCGAGCCAGTTGCAAATGCTGTTTAGTTTGTCTAATAGCAATGAACTTTTGTTCGCCGATTACGTGCTACTCACCGAAGGTAAAACGGAATGGCGTGTGCTGCCCGCCCTTTTCGAGCGCATCACCGGGCAATCTTTTGCTCTGATCAAGTGCGCACTCGTGCGTCAAGGCGGCGTGAGCAATACACGCAAGAGTATGCAGGTTTTAAGCGCAATGGACATTCCCGTGCGTGCGATTGTCGATTTGGACTACGCATTTACCACGGCAACCCGCGACGGATTTTTGAGCGCCAATGACCCAGACATTACGGAATGCCGCAACTTGTTCCGCGAGCTCGCTTGCCACAACCATTTGCGATTGGTAAACGGCCTCCCCGTCAACAAGCACAGCAATATCAGCGCATCCACGGCATACGCAATGATGGCATCCATGCCCGAAGCCGAACGCCCCATCCGCAATATCCACAATAAACTTTGCGAGCAAGGCATTTGGGTCTGGACTCGTGGCGCAATTGAAGAACACCTTGGGCTAAATGGCAAAAACGAGATGGTATGGCGCAATTTTATTGAACGCAGCAAGTCCAAGAACTTTGTGCAGACGCTCCCCGACTACGATGGCATTGAGGCATTGTGCCAATGGATTATCAACGGGAGCCGCGGGCAATTCTAA